A single Candidatus Chlamydia corallus DNA region contains:
- a CDS encoding TraR/DksA family transcriptional regulator has translation MPLSDEEIEQFKKRLLEMKAKLSHTLEGNAQEVKKPNEATGYSQHQADQGTDTFDRTISLEVTTKEYELLRQINRALKKIDESSYGICDVSGEEIPLARLIAIPYATMTVKAQEQFEKGLLSGN, from the coding sequence GTGCCATTATCAGATGAGGAAATAGAACAGTTTAAGAAAAGACTTTTGGAAATGAAGGCCAAATTGTCGCATACTCTAGAAGGAAACGCTCAAGAAGTGAAAAAACCTAACGAAGCTACAGGGTATTCCCAGCATCAAGCAGACCAGGGTACCGATACCTTCGATCGAACTATTAGCCTAGAAGTCACCACAAAAGAATACGAGCTTCTAAGACAAATTAATAGAGCTCTAAAAAAGATTGATGAGTCTTCCTACGGAATTTGTGATGTCAGTGGAGAAGAAATTCCCCTGGCTAGGTTGATAGCTATTCCCTACGCTACCATGACAGTGAAAGCTCAAGAACAGTTTGAAAAAGGGCTGCTATCTGGGAATTAA
- the nrdR gene encoding transcriptional regulator NrdR has translation MQCPFCNHGELKVIDSRNAPEANAIKRRRECLKCSQRFTTFETVELTLQVLKRDGRYENFQESKLIHGLNAASSHTRIGQDQVHAIASNVKSELLGKQNREISTKEIGELVMKYLKKSDMIAYIRFACVYRRFKDVGELMEVLLSATPDMEK, from the coding sequence ATGCAGTGTCCTTTTTGCAATCATGGGGAGTTGAAAGTTATAGATTCAAGAAACGCTCCAGAAGCTAACGCAATAAAACGCCGTCGGGAATGTTTAAAGTGTTCTCAACGTTTTACGACATTTGAAACGGTTGAGCTCACCTTACAAGTATTAAAACGTGATGGTCGCTACGAAAATTTTCAAGAATCTAAATTAATTCATGGTCTGAACGCAGCCTCTAGCCACACACGAATTGGCCAAGACCAGGTTCATGCCATAGCTTCTAATGTTAAATCCGAGCTCTTAGGGAAACAAAATAGGGAAATCTCTACGAAAGAAATTGGCGAACTAGTAATGAAGTATCTTAAAAAGTCTGATATGATTGCCTATATCCGATTTGCCTGCGTCTATCGTCGATTCAAAGACGTTGGTGAATTAATGGAAGTCTTATTGTCAGCAACTCCAGATATGGAAAAATAG
- a CDS encoding riboflavin synthase subunit alpha, translated as MFSGIIQELGEICFLEFQGKGLGLGIKSTPAFARLLVPGSSVGVDGICLTVVSRDQNKIFFDVIPETLACTTLGERNCGDLVNLEGALHMGDAIGGHLLSGHVLGTTEIVVIKENRYYFRTSEELSPYLFGKGFIAIDGISLTIVSVDFDTFSVGLIPETLQRTTLGKKKEGERVNIEIDMSTKVQVDAIQRSLALAEKE; from the coding sequence ATGTTTTCAGGAATTATTCAAGAATTAGGTGAAATTTGTTTTTTAGAATTTCAAGGAAAAGGCCTAGGTCTAGGAATCAAAAGTACGCCAGCGTTTGCTCGTCTTCTAGTCCCAGGATCTAGTGTGGGAGTGGATGGAATCTGTTTGACTGTAGTATCTCGAGATCAAAATAAAATCTTTTTTGATGTTATTCCAGAAACCTTAGCTTGTACGACTTTAGGAGAAAGGAACTGTGGTGATCTAGTCAACCTGGAGGGAGCATTACACATGGGAGACGCGATTGGAGGCCATTTGCTTTCTGGCCATGTTTTGGGAACAACAGAGATAGTCGTGATAAAAGAAAATCGTTATTATTTTCGTACTTCCGAAGAACTTTCTCCTTACCTTTTTGGAAAGGGATTTATTGCGATTGATGGTATTAGCTTAACGATAGTTTCGGTCGATTTTGATACTTTTTCTGTAGGATTGATTCCAGAGACTCTTCAAAGAACGACTCTAGGAAAGAAGAAAGAGGGAGAGAGAGTCAATATCGAGATAGATATGTCAACAAAGGTACAGGTAGATGCAATACAACGTAGTTTGGCCTTAGCAGAGAAAGAGTAG
- a CDS encoding class I SAM-dependent methyltransferase has product MDYKLLDSGDGNKLECFGPVTLIRPSSVAVWPKSKPNLWSQAQLQYIREGEKGVWKSFKRLPEEWEISCFDVRCLLKRTPFGHLGIFPEHMGFWPALQKAIQKHEGCQVLNLFAYTGVGSIFAAKCGARVTHVDGSQAAVRWAQRNVEKNTFPDKRIFWVVEDVISFLKKEIRRNKKYRVILLDPPTYGRGPDGEVFKIDRDLFSLLSLCSQLIANDASYFLLTSHTPGHTPEFLKAIAKRSLSNLSSEAWSCGESFCGEGVTALPSGSFVQWSA; this is encoded by the coding sequence ATGGATTATAAATTACTTGATAGTGGGGACGGCAACAAATTAGAGTGTTTTGGTCCTGTGACTTTGATTCGTCCTTCAAGTGTTGCTGTTTGGCCAAAAAGTAAACCGAATCTCTGGTCTCAAGCGCAGCTGCAGTATATTCGTGAAGGAGAGAAAGGAGTTTGGAAAAGTTTTAAACGTCTTCCTGAAGAGTGGGAGATCTCATGTTTTGATGTGCGTTGCCTATTAAAGAGAACACCGTTTGGGCATCTAGGCATATTCCCCGAACATATGGGATTCTGGCCTGCTTTGCAAAAAGCTATCCAGAAGCACGAAGGTTGTCAGGTACTGAACCTCTTTGCTTATACAGGGGTGGGTTCCATTTTTGCTGCTAAGTGTGGAGCACGTGTGACCCATGTGGACGGTTCCCAAGCGGCAGTACGTTGGGCACAAAGAAATGTAGAGAAGAACACTTTTCCTGATAAGCGTATTTTTTGGGTTGTTGAAGATGTGATTTCTTTTTTAAAAAAAGAAATCCGTAGAAATAAAAAATATCGCGTGATTCTTTTAGACCCTCCAACCTACGGTCGTGGACCTGATGGAGAGGTCTTTAAAATAGATAGAGACCTGTTTTCTTTACTTTCTTTATGTTCGCAGCTCATTGCGAACGACGCCTCATATTTTCTCTTGACTTCTCATACTCCTGGCCACACGCCAGAATTTTTAAAAGCCATAGCCAAGCGCAGTTTGTCAAATCTTTCTTCTGAAGCATGGTCTTGCGGGGAAAGTTTTTGTGGAGAAGGGGTCACAGCATTGCCTTCTGGGAGTTTTGTTCAATGGAGTGCATAG
- a CDS encoding RNA methyltransferase, which yields MECIGKHNPRVKEALALKRSRCRKSLWFLVEGAREIKKALRAGYACQHIFCGTHLSEKEVEFLNEFKRDSIEILYCLDSTLAQLSFKEHHDNFVAVIQKRVWNKEDFLNRRRNTQPFYLIIEQVEKPGNVGAILRIADGAGVDGVILCNPVVDVYNPNTVRSSLGALFSLPILSLAGDEVRELLKQEGWAVFVTSPRAEKMYFSENYLGPTALVFGSEKDGLTEEWFSEDFSPIALPMLGESDSLNLSTSVAAVAYEIVRQRWINSMTLFFLR from the coding sequence ATGGAGTGCATAGGAAAACACAATCCCCGAGTTAAGGAGGCTCTGGCTTTAAAACGTTCTCGCTGTAGAAAGAGTTTATGGTTTTTAGTTGAAGGCGCCCGTGAAATTAAGAAGGCATTGCGTGCGGGATATGCATGTCAGCACATTTTTTGTGGAACACATCTCTCAGAAAAAGAAGTGGAATTTTTAAATGAATTCAAAAGAGATTCTATAGAGATTTTATATTGTTTAGACTCTACTTTGGCCCAACTTTCTTTTAAGGAACATCACGACAATTTCGTTGCGGTTATACAAAAGAGAGTATGGAATAAAGAAGATTTTTTGAATCGACGTAGAAATACCCAGCCTTTCTATCTTATTATTGAGCAGGTAGAAAAACCTGGGAATGTGGGGGCTATCTTAAGAATAGCTGATGGTGCTGGTGTTGACGGTGTCATTTTATGCAATCCTGTTGTGGATGTGTATAACCCCAATACTGTGCGCTCTTCTTTAGGCGCTCTCTTTTCTCTTCCGATTCTTTCTCTTGCAGGTGATGAGGTAAGAGAGTTATTAAAGCAGGAGGGTTGGGCAGTTTTTGTAACATCTCCTCGAGCTGAAAAAATGTATTTTTCTGAAAACTATCTTGGACCCACTGCTTTAGTGTTTGGTTCAGAAAAAGATGGTTTGACTGAGGAGTGGTTTTCGGAAGATTTTTCTCCAATTGCTCTTCCTATGTTGGGGGAATCAGATTCTTTGAATCTTTCTACTTCTGTAGCTGCTGTAGCTTACGAAATTGTTCGTCAACGTTGGATTAATAGTATGACACTTTTCTTTTTGAGATAG
- the lpxK gene encoding tetraacyldisaccharide 4'-kinase, translating into MKKRFPSPLFLFYRRVTIAISLEGILGWGWFGYLLSKGFSCLVACWNRFSWSSPYRVRSTVISVGNIVVGGAGKTPTVLWLAEALRTRGYSCGVLSRGYKSQSSRQKKLTIVDSKVHSASYVGDEPLLMAEKLPEGSVWVHKDRRVSAARAAEQFDFLLLDDGLQYRKLHKDIEIAVVNGQDPLGGHAFFPKGRLRDFPLRLKAVDAIIVNGGAEEEAKTLLKSVSDAPQVFVRPKIASVIWTHNGEHIPKEVLRKLRVGVFCGLGFPQGFLNMLREEGIHILGKYLLPDHAAITKKELTYFCQQMAMRQGQGLLCTEKDSVKLPLLSEEPSLLPIAKVQMRLSFNEDHALSLLNMIDQIHKNRGN; encoded by the coding sequence ATGAAAAAGCGATTTCCTTCACCTCTCTTTCTTTTTTATCGCCGTGTTACCATAGCTATTAGCCTTGAAGGTATTTTAGGGTGGGGGTGGTTTGGTTATCTTCTCTCCAAAGGTTTCTCATGCCTGGTGGCATGTTGGAATCGTTTTTCTTGGTCTTCTCCTTATCGTGTGCGTTCCACAGTAATTAGTGTAGGCAATATCGTTGTTGGGGGGGCAGGAAAAACTCCAACAGTATTGTGGTTGGCGGAGGCTTTGAGGACCCGGGGGTATTCTTGCGGTGTACTTTCTCGTGGCTATAAAAGTCAGTCGAGTCGGCAAAAGAAACTTACTATTGTAGACTCGAAAGTACATTCTGCGTCCTACGTAGGAGACGAACCCCTATTAATGGCAGAGAAATTACCTGAGGGATCTGTATGGGTCCATAAGGATCGAAGGGTGTCTGCAGCACGAGCTGCGGAGCAATTTGATTTTCTCCTTTTAGATGATGGTCTTCAGTACCGCAAGCTACACAAAGATATAGAAATCGCTGTAGTTAATGGTCAGGATCCTTTGGGAGGACATGCTTTCTTCCCTAAAGGTAGACTGAGGGATTTTCCTCTTCGGTTGAAGGCTGTTGATGCCATTATTGTAAACGGCGGTGCAGAAGAAGAGGCAAAGACTTTATTGAAGAGTGTTTCGGATGCTCCTCAGGTGTTTGTGAGACCTAAAATTGCCTCTGTGATTTGGACGCATAATGGGGAACATATTCCTAAAGAGGTTCTTCGAAAGTTGCGTGTAGGTGTTTTCTGTGGTTTAGGATTTCCTCAAGGGTTTTTGAATATGCTTAGGGAAGAAGGAATCCACATTTTAGGAAAGTATTTATTGCCTGATCATGCTGCAATAACAAAAAAAGAATTAACGTACTTTTGTCAGCAAATGGCAATGCGCCAAGGACAAGGGTTACTGTGTACAGAAAAAGATAGTGTCAAGCTTCCTCTCTTATCAGAAGAGCCGAGCTTGTTGCCCATAGCTAAGGTGCAAATGCGTCTTTCTTTCAATGAAGACCACGCGCTTTCTCTTTTGAACATGATTGATCAAATACATAAAAACAGGGGTAACTAA
- a CDS encoding dicarboxylate/amino acid:cation symporter, with the protein MKLWMKIFIGLFVGVTLGLVLEDKAIFFKPIGDIFLNLLSMVVYPLVFCSMVLGIASISDMKKLGRIGVKSVALYLATTGIAIIIGLCFAWVFRPGNGCDLSQASMDSAATTVIDSKRTATYFLSIVSQVFPSNPVRSFAEGNILQIIIFAIFLGIALRLSGERGRPVERFIDGFSEIMLRMVNMIMSFAPYGVGASMAWISGNHGLGVLWQLGKFVIAYYLACLFHATLVFGGLVRFGCKMSFSKFLSAMMDAISCAISTTSSSATLPVTMRCVSKNLGVSTEVSGFVLPLGATVNMNGTAIFQGMAAVFIAQAYNCPLSLSSLLLLVVTATFSAVGSAGIPGGGMITLGSVLASIGLPMEGIAILAGIDRLRDIVGTPMNILGDAVVATYVASREGELASSESAKQESVETT; encoded by the coding sequence ATGAAATTATGGATGAAGATCTTTATTGGATTGTTTGTCGGAGTTACCTTAGGTTTAGTTTTAGAAGATAAGGCCATCTTTTTTAAACCTATAGGAGACATTTTTTTAAATCTATTGAGCATGGTAGTGTATCCGCTAGTTTTCTGCTCCATGGTTTTAGGAATCGCTTCGATTAGCGATATGAAAAAATTGGGACGAATTGGCGTTAAAAGTGTCGCCCTGTATCTAGCGACTACAGGAATCGCTATTATTATTGGCCTATGTTTTGCTTGGGTTTTCCGTCCAGGAAATGGTTGTGATCTTTCCCAGGCCTCTATGGATTCGGCAGCTACCACTGTCATTGATTCAAAAAGGACAGCAACGTATTTCCTTTCTATAGTATCTCAAGTTTTCCCATCAAATCCTGTACGCTCTTTTGCTGAGGGCAATATATTGCAGATTATTATTTTTGCGATTTTCTTGGGGATTGCCTTAAGGCTTTCTGGAGAACGTGGTCGTCCTGTTGAGCGTTTTATTGATGGTTTCTCTGAAATCATGTTGCGCATGGTGAACATGATCATGAGCTTTGCTCCCTACGGCGTGGGAGCCAGTATGGCATGGATTTCTGGAAATCACGGTTTAGGAGTGCTTTGGCAGCTAGGAAAATTTGTTATTGCTTATTATCTCGCGTGTTTGTTTCATGCGACACTTGTTTTTGGAGGACTTGTGCGTTTCGGCTGCAAGATGTCCTTTTCAAAGTTTCTCTCCGCGATGATGGATGCGATTTCTTGCGCAATATCTACAACGAGCAGCTCTGCAACCTTACCTGTAACTATGCGTTGTGTTTCTAAAAACTTGGGAGTATCCACCGAGGTTTCTGGTTTTGTTTTGCCTTTAGGAGCTACTGTCAATATGAATGGAACTGCAATTTTTCAAGGTATGGCTGCGGTTTTCATTGCTCAAGCATACAATTGTCCGTTATCCTTAAGCAGCCTGTTATTATTGGTAGTTACCGCGACATTCTCTGCAGTAGGTAGTGCTGGTATTCCTGGAGGAGGTATGATTACTCTGGGTTCTGTATTGGCATCTATAGGTTTGCCTATGGAGGGTATAGCTATACTTGCTGGGATTGATCGGTTAAGAGATATTGTAGGCACTCCCATGAATATCCTTGGGGATGCCGTAGTCGCTACTTATGTAGCTTCTCGAGAAGGAGAGCTTGCTTCTTCCGAATCCGCAAAACAGGAAAGCGTTGAAACTACATAG
- a CDS encoding dihydrolipoamide acetyltransferase family protein translates to MFEFRFPKIGETSSGGSIIRWLKNLGDHVARDEPVIEVSTDKIATELASPKEGRLVRFCVNEGDEVASGDVLGFIELEETSETSDQNVPSSPTSSEIRSEICSRTSSSGWFSPAVLSLAQREGIGLDKLQQIIGTGKGGRVTRQDLEAYILEVREVSMPERFRGEENRIPMSPLRQAIASTLSKSSDEVPHASLIVDVDVTDLMNLISGERERFLNTHGVKLTITSFIVQCLAQTLRQFPLLNGSLDGTTIVMKKSINVGIAVNLNKEGVVVPVIHNCQDRGLVSIAKALADLSSRARSNKLDPSEVQGGSVTVTNFGMTGALIGMPIIRYPEVAILGIGTIQKRVVVRDDDSLAIRKMVYVTLTFDHRVLDGIYGSEFLTSLKNRLESVTMS, encoded by the coding sequence ATATTTGAGTTCCGATTCCCTAAAATAGGAGAAACGAGTTCCGGAGGGTCTATAATCCGTTGGTTAAAAAATTTGGGTGATCATGTGGCTAGAGATGAGCCTGTGATTGAAGTATCTACGGATAAAATTGCTACGGAATTAGCTTCCCCTAAAGAAGGCCGATTAGTGCGTTTCTGCGTAAATGAGGGAGACGAGGTTGCTTCTGGGGATGTTTTGGGATTCATAGAACTTGAGGAGACTTCCGAAACTTCTGATCAGAATGTCCCATCCTCTCCAACTTCTTCTGAAATAAGATCAGAGATTTGTTCTAGAACCAGCTCTTCGGGATGGTTTTCTCCTGCAGTACTCAGTTTAGCTCAACGCGAGGGAATCGGTCTTGACAAGCTCCAACAGATCATTGGTACGGGAAAAGGGGGCAGAGTCACTCGTCAAGATTTAGAAGCTTATATTTTAGAAGTACGAGAAGTTTCTATGCCAGAAAGATTTCGAGGAGAAGAGAATCGCATTCCCATGTCTCCGTTACGCCAGGCAATCGCCTCTACTCTTTCTAAGTCTTCCGATGAGGTTCCTCATGCATCTTTGATTGTAGATGTCGATGTCACAGATCTTATGAATCTGATTTCTGGTGAACGCGAACGCTTTTTGAATACGCATGGGGTGAAGCTAACGATTACGAGTTTTATTGTACAGTGCTTAGCTCAGACCCTAAGGCAATTTCCTTTATTGAATGGTTCTTTAGATGGGACCACCATTGTTATGAAGAAATCTATAAATGTGGGCATTGCCGTTAATCTCAATAAGGAAGGGGTTGTTGTTCCCGTCATTCACAATTGTCAAGATCGCGGTTTAGTGAGTATTGCCAAGGCATTGGCCGATCTATCTTCACGGGCTCGCTCGAATAAATTAGACCCCAGTGAAGTTCAAGGGGGGAGCGTTACTGTCACTAATTTTGGAATGACAGGAGCTTTGATTGGTATGCCCATCATACGTTATCCCGAAGTTGCTATTTTAGGAATCGGCACAATACAAAAACGCGTTGTCGTCCGTGATGACGATTCTTTAGCGATTCGAAAAATGGTCTATGTTACACTTACCTTTGATCATAGAGTATTAGATGGTATTTACGGCAGTGAGTTTTTAACCTCATTGAAAAATCGTTTGGAGTCTGTTACGATGAGCTAA
- a CDS encoding KpsF/GutQ family sugar-phosphate isomerase — protein MNPLINPSMISAGVCQNILGKQKEAVDFFFQAFQSEEAMQLAEKILHHSGWVFFSGVGKSGCVARKVVATLQSLSERALFLSPVDLLHGDLGLVSPGDLVCLFSKSGETQELIDTVPHLKNRGAIIVTITSVPYSNLAALSDLVIILPSVAELDPFNLIPTNSTTCQMIFGDFLAMLLFHSRDISLATYGNNHPSGQIGMKANGKVKDFMFPKTEVPFCNPGDKVGFSLEIFSAYGCGCVCIVDLQFRLIGIFTDGDLRRSLACHGGEVLSLSLDEVMTTTPRFITEDADIAMALQLMESNSPVAVLPVLDSEQNRHVTGLLHMHTLAKAGLL, from the coding sequence ATGAATCCTCTGATTAATCCTTCGATGATTTCTGCTGGTGTATGCCAAAATATTCTAGGTAAGCAAAAAGAAGCCGTAGATTTTTTTTTCCAGGCCTTTCAATCGGAAGAGGCTATGCAATTAGCAGAAAAAATACTCCACCATTCTGGATGGGTATTTTTTTCTGGTGTGGGGAAAAGTGGATGTGTAGCACGGAAAGTAGTGGCTACACTTCAATCTTTAAGTGAACGAGCCTTATTCCTTTCTCCTGTAGACCTTTTGCATGGTGATCTTGGTCTTGTGAGCCCTGGAGATCTTGTATGTTTATTTTCTAAAAGTGGAGAAACTCAAGAGTTAATAGATACTGTTCCTCATCTAAAAAATCGGGGGGCTATTATTGTGACTATTACTTCAGTGCCTTATTCTAATTTAGCGGCTCTATCGGATTTGGTGATTATTTTACCCTCTGTTGCTGAGTTAGATCCTTTTAATTTAATTCCTACCAACTCGACGACATGTCAAATGATCTTCGGAGACTTTTTGGCTATGCTGCTTTTCCATAGTCGTGACATTTCTTTAGCTACCTATGGGAACAATCATCCCAGTGGGCAGATTGGGATGAAAGCTAACGGTAAGGTTAAAGATTTTATGTTCCCCAAAACAGAGGTTCCTTTCTGTAATCCTGGGGATAAGGTAGGTTTTTCCTTAGAAATCTTTTCTGCTTATGGCTGTGGTTGTGTTTGTATAGTGGATCTTCAATTCCGCCTTATAGGGATCTTTACAGACGGAGATTTGCGACGTTCTTTAGCTTGTCATGGGGGAGAAGTACTTTCTTTATCTTTGGACGAGGTTATGACTACAACTCCTCGATTTATTACCGAGGATGCTGATATTGCTATGGCTTTGCAACTTATGGAGTCTAATAGTCCTGTAGCTGTTCTTCCTGTTTTAGATAGCGAACAGAATCGACATGTCACTGGCCTATTGCATATGCATACCTTGGCTAAGGCAGGTCTACTTTAA
- the cdsZ gene encoding zinc ribbon domain regulatory protein CdsZ, producing the protein MHDVLLSILAIQELDIKMIRLMRVKKEHQKELAKVQSLKSDIRRKVQEKELEMENLKNQIRDGENRVQEISEQINKLENQQAAVKKMDEFNALTQEMTTANKERRSLEHQLSDLMDKQAGGEDLIISLKESLASTENSSSVIEKEIFESIKKINEEGKALLEQRTSLKQATNPELLSIYERLLNNKKDRVVVPIENRVCSGCHIVLTPQHENLVRKKDRLIFCEHCSRILYWQESQVNAQENSTAKRRRRRAAV; encoded by the coding sequence ATGCATGACGTACTTCTAAGCATTTTGGCCATCCAAGAGCTTGATATTAAAATGATTCGCCTTATGCGCGTAAAGAAAGAACACCAAAAAGAACTGGCTAAAGTCCAATCTTTAAAGAGTGATATTCGTAGAAAAGTTCAGGAAAAAGAACTCGAAATGGAGAATTTGAAAAATCAAATTCGAGATGGAGAGAATCGTGTTCAAGAAATTTCTGAACAAATCAACAAATTAGAAAATCAACAAGCCGCCGTAAAAAAGATGGATGAGTTTAATGCTCTTACCCAAGAAATGACTACGGCAAACAAAGAGCGTCGATCTTTAGAGCACCAGCTTAGCGATCTTATGGATAAACAAGCTGGAGGAGAAGACCTGATTATTTCTTTAAAAGAAAGCTTAGCTTCTACAGAAAATAGTAGTAGTGTCATCGAAAAAGAAATTTTTGAAAGTATCAAGAAAATTAATGAAGAAGGCAAAGCTCTGCTTGAACAACGGACATCATTAAAGCAAGCAACGAATCCCGAACTACTGAGCATCTACGAACGTCTATTAAATAATAAAAAAGATCGGGTTGTTGTCCCTATTGAAAATCGTGTTTGCAGTGGTTGTCATATTGTTTTAACTCCCCAACACGAAAATCTTGTAAGAAAGAAAGACCGTTTAATTTTCTGTGAACATTGCTCACGAATTCTCTACTGGCAAGAATCCCAGGTAAATGCTCAAGAAAATTCCACAGCAAAACGTCGTCGTCGTCGCGCAGCTGTATAA
- a CDS encoding uroporphyrinogen-III synthase, whose translation MTLYLGFNQKTAHKYQAHHLPILNLFPYAKNTPQNKHAVRFLPEATHVILTSPSSTGLFLSRMARLASKYTLKTKTYLCLGEATKKRLLSFLPQAKYTVATQEIAEGLFPLLQALPSTARILYPHSFLARRVIKEFLYNRFTFFSYPHYTVKPRKLKKALLSRYKKIIFTSPSTVRAFAKIFPRFPEKIYWCQGSVTFQEFQKFASPTKAFLLETIQGSQ comes from the coding sequence ATGACTCTCTACTTAGGATTTAATCAAAAAACAGCTCATAAATACCAAGCGCATCACCTTCCTATTCTTAATCTCTTCCCTTATGCAAAAAACACACCACAAAATAAGCATGCTGTTCGGTTTCTTCCAGAAGCAACCCATGTGATTCTCACTAGCCCTTCATCCACGGGTTTATTTCTTTCCAGAATGGCTCGCCTTGCTTCTAAGTACACCTTAAAAACAAAGACGTATCTCTGTCTAGGAGAGGCTACAAAGAAAAGACTTCTTTCCTTCCTTCCACAAGCTAAGTATACAGTAGCTACTCAGGAAATTGCTGAGGGTCTTTTTCCGCTGCTACAAGCACTGCCTTCCACTGCTCGTATCCTCTATCCTCACTCCTTCCTAGCAAGACGAGTCATCAAAGAGTTTCTTTACAATCGATTTACTTTTTTTTCTTACCCCCACTACACAGTAAAACCTCGAAAACTTAAAAAAGCTCTTCTCTCTCGATATAAAAAAATTATCTTTACAAGCCCCTCAACTGTAAGAGCTTTTGCTAAAATCTTCCCACGATTTCCTGAAAAAATCTACTGGTGTCAGGGATCCGTGACTTTTCAGGAGTTTCAAAAGTTCGCCTCTCCGACGAAAGCTTTTCTATTAGAGACAATACAGGGATCCCAGTGA
- a CDS encoding glycine hydroxymethyltransferase, with product MVSLLHKFLENASGKKGQSLASTAYLAALDHLLNAFPSVGERIIDELKSQRSHLKMIASENYSSLSVQLAMGNLLTDKYCEGSPFKRFYSCCENVDAIEWECVETAKELFASGCAFVQPHSGADANLLAVMAILTHKVQSPAVKKLGYKTVNELTEEEYTLLKAEMSSCVCLGPSLNSGGHLTHGNVRLNVMSKLMRCFPYDVNPDTESFDYAEISRLAKKYMPTVLIAGYSSYSRRLNFATLKQIAEDCGAVLWVDMAHFAGLVAGGVFIDEENPIPYADIVTTTTHKTLRGPRGGLVLATQEYESTLNKACPLMMGGPLPHVIAAKTVALKEALSVDFKKYAHRVVSNARQLAERFLSHGLRLLTGGTDNHMMVIDLSSLGISGRIAEDILSSVGIAVNRNSLPSDAIGKWDTSGIRLGTPALTTLGMGIDEMKEVADIIVKVLRNIHLSRHVEGNSNKNRGELPEAIAQEARDRVRNLLVRFPLYPEIDLEALV from the coding sequence GTGGTTTCGTTGTTGCATAAGTTTTTAGAAAATGCTTCGGGGAAAAAAGGACAAAGTTTGGCTTCGACAGCATATTTAGCGGCTCTTGACCATCTTCTAAATGCCTTTCCTTCGGTTGGGGAGAGAATCATTGATGAGTTGAAGAGTCAGCGTTCCCATTTAAAAATGATTGCTTCCGAGAACTACTCTTCACTTTCAGTACAACTAGCTATGGGAAACTTACTCACAGATAAATATTGTGAAGGAAGCCCCTTTAAGCGTTTCTATTCCTGTTGTGAGAATGTAGATGCTATTGAGTGGGAATGCGTCGAGACCGCTAAAGAACTTTTTGCTTCAGGTTGTGCTTTTGTTCAGCCTCATTCTGGTGCTGATGCTAATTTACTTGCTGTTATGGCAATCCTAACCCACAAAGTTCAAAGCCCAGCTGTGAAGAAGTTGGGTTATAAAACTGTGAATGAGTTAACGGAAGAAGAGTACACCCTACTTAAGGCTGAAATGTCTTCTTGTGTTTGCTTAGGACCTTCATTAAATTCTGGAGGCCATTTGACTCATGGCAACGTGCGTTTAAATGTGATGTCTAAGCTAATGCGTTGCTTCCCTTATGATGTCAATCCAGATACGGAGTCTTTTGATTATGCAGAGATTTCTCGTTTAGCTAAGAAGTATATGCCTACCGTCCTGATAGCAGGATATTCTTCGTATTCTCGAAGATTAAACTTCGCAACTTTAAAACAGATTGCAGAAGATTGTGGGGCTGTGCTCTGGGTGGATATGGCGCATTTTGCAGGCCTAGTTGCTGGAGGAGTCTTTATCGATGAAGAAAATCCTATTCCTTATGCGGACATAGTAACGACGACAACGCATAAGACTTTAAGAGGACCTCGCGGGGGATTAGTTTTAGCAACTCAGGAGTATGAAAGTACCCTCAATAAGGCGTGTCCTTTGATGATGGGAGGTCCGCTGCCTCACGTAATTGCTGCTAAGACGGTCGCACTAAAGGAAGCTCTCTCTGTAGACTTCAAGAAATACGCTCATCGGGTTGTAAGTAATGCTCGTCAGTTGGCAGAGAGATTTTTAAGTCACGGACTACGTCTTTTGACAGGAGGAACAGACAATCACATGATGGTGATTGACTTAAGTTCTTTGGGCATCTCTGGAAGAATCGCTGAAGATATATTGAGTTCGGTAGGAATTGCAGTGAATCGGAACTCGTTACCCTCAGATGCTATTGGCAAGTGGGACACTTCGGGTATACGTTTAGGAACGCCTGCATTAACGACTTTGGGTATGGGTATCGATGAAATGAAAGAAGTTGCAGATATTATTGTGAAAGTATTGCGAAATATTCATTTAAGTCGCCATGTTGAAGGGAATTCTAATAAAAATAGGGGCGAACTTCCTGAAGCCATAGCACAGGAAGCTAGAGACCGTGTTCGCAACTTGTTGGTGCGTTTCCCGCTCTACCCTGAAATTGATTTGGAAGCTTTGGTTTAG